One Chitinophagales bacterium genomic window carries:
- the gldC gene encoding gliding motility protein GldC: MTSEERLSTINLSISLDKNNIPEKIDWVATDAEPGIHEAGAMLVALWDQKAKTGLSIDLWTKEMTIPEMNLFFYQTFYQLSETFVRATQNKELSEDIKKFANEFIEKVKQAEKLALK, translated from the coding sequence ATGACATCAGAAGAACGCCTGAGTACTATAAACCTTTCCATTAGTCTTGATAAAAATAATATTCCTGAAAAGATTGATTGGGTTGCAACAGATGCCGAACCGGGCATACATGAGGCAGGTGCCATGCTGGTCGCTCTCTGGGATCAGAAGGCAAAGACGGGTTTAAGCATCGATCTGTGGACGAAGGAAATGACTATACCTGAGATGAACTTATTTTTCTATCAGACATTCTACCAATTATCAGAAACTTTTGTCAGGGCTACGCAGAATAAAGAACTGAGTGAGGACATAAAAAAATTTGCAAACGAATTTATTGAAAAGGTGAAGCAGGCTGAAAAGCTTGCCCTTAAATAA
- a CDS encoding alpha/beta hydrolase, whose protein sequence is MKTLLICVLILFTTACYSQNKQAKKSDNSKPFILGEIDEIESVELSEKRILNIYLPEGYNQNDTTKYPVVYLLDGGADEDFIHIVGLYQFNSFPWINRVPKSIIVGIANTDRKRDFTFPTTVATDQKRYPSSGHSDKFIDFIEKELQPYIQNKYKTNDTKTIIGESLGGLLATEILFGKPTLFNKYIIVSPSLWWDNGSLLNSQFEILQKTFTAKTDIYIGVGKEGLTPSDIPRVMEVDVNLLAEKLKNSESNSLNIYFDYLPQENHATVSHQAVFNALRLLSPVLKDDRE, encoded by the coding sequence ATGAAGACCTTGCTAATCTGTGTACTTATCCTTTTTACAACAGCTTGTTACAGCCAGAATAAGCAGGCTAAAAAATCGGACAACAGCAAGCCATTTATCCTCGGAGAGATCGACGAAATTGAATCTGTTGAATTATCCGAAAAAAGAATTTTAAATATATATCTGCCTGAAGGTTACAATCAAAATGATACTACAAAATATCCTGTGGTCTACCTCCTTGATGGCGGAGCTGACGAAGATTTTATTCATATTGTGGGACTGTATCAGTTTAACAGTTTCCCCTGGATAAACCGCGTTCCGAAATCAATTATTGTTGGAATTGCCAATACAGATCGAAAAAGAGATTTTACTTTTCCGACAACTGTAGCAACGGATCAGAAACGATATCCTTCATCCGGTCACTCAGATAAGTTTATAGATTTTATTGAAAAAGAATTGCAACCCTATATTCAGAATAAATACAAAACCAATGATACCAAAACGATTATTGGAGAATCGTTAGGCGGACTTCTGGCAACAGAAATATTATTTGGAAAACCAACCTTATTTAATAAATATATTATTGTAAGCCCAAGCCTATGGTGGGACAATGGATCCTTACTAAACAGCCAATTTGAAATACTTCAAAAAACTTTTACGGCTAAAACAGATATTTATATCGGGGTAGGAAAAGAAGGATTGACCCCCAGCGACATTCCACGTGTTATGGAAGTAGATGTAAATCTTCTGGCAGAAAAATTAAAAAATTCGGAAAGCAATAGTTTAAATATTTATTTTGACTATCTGCCTCAGGAGAACCATGCCACCGTAAGCCACCAGGCGGTGTTCAATGCACTAAGGCTTCTATCACCAGTATTAAAAGATGACCGGGAGTAA
- the mutL gene encoding DNA mismatch repair endonuclease MutL — MPDIIHLLPDSIANQIAAGEVIQRPASAVKELMENALDAGATSIKLIIKDAGKALIQVIDNGCGMTETDARMSFERHATSKIAVAEDLFAIRTMGFRGEALASIAAISQVELKTRRRGDELGCLLEIEGSEVRKHEPAQVTEGTSIAIKNLFYNIPARRNFLKSNPVETRHIIDEFQRIALSNPEIHFEMHHSGLQVFHLPPSNLRQRIRNIFGNHYNERLVPLEEQTSIVNIFGFVGKPESAKKMRGDQYFFVNRRFIRNNYLNHAVVSAYHQLLQKDTFPLYVIFLDIDPSRIDINVHPTKQEIKFDDDKIVYAFVNTAVKGALSKFSVTPTLDFDRETAFDHLQAFSTPAKPFSETSSSKKSFSLPLLGKQQFPFAETHSRNQSNIRNWQKMYEPESIPQLSTITISGSIDQPFSDAAAAMFEDIPDTQSAPFQLHKKYILSQIKSGFILIDQQAAHERILFEKFVKGLDTNNLTTQQQLFPETIHIAPPDVELLRELLPELCAFGFDIQEFGGNSFVLHGIPSDIRLGNEKDLIERMLDEFKLSNVNTKSGKRHQLAVTMAKRASIKAGEVLIEKEMKNLIDQLFACDTPYVSPNGQLTVITFELGELSKLFSKGK; from the coding sequence ATGCCCGACATCATTCACCTTCTTCCTGATTCGATCGCCAATCAGATAGCTGCGGGTGAAGTTATTCAGCGGCCGGCTTCTGCAGTAAAAGAGCTGATGGAAAATGCTCTGGATGCGGGTGCCACTTCCATCAAGCTGATCATTAAGGATGCCGGCAAAGCGCTCATCCAGGTAATTGATAACGGATGCGGCATGACGGAAACCGATGCCCGGATGAGCTTTGAAAGGCATGCTACCTCGAAGATCGCTGTTGCCGAAGATCTGTTTGCTATCCGAACCATGGGCTTCCGGGGGGAAGCACTGGCCTCTATTGCCGCTATTTCACAAGTAGAATTAAAGACCAGGAGAAGAGGAGATGAGCTGGGCTGCCTGCTCGAAATAGAGGGATCGGAAGTGAGAAAGCACGAGCCTGCCCAGGTAACCGAGGGCACTTCTATCGCTATTAAAAACTTATTTTACAACATCCCCGCACGGAGGAATTTCCTGAAAAGCAACCCGGTGGAAACCCGGCATATCATAGATGAATTTCAGCGCATTGCACTATCAAATCCTGAAATACACTTTGAGATGCACCACAGCGGCCTGCAAGTGTTTCACCTTCCTCCATCAAACCTCCGCCAGCGCATCCGTAATATTTTTGGTAACCACTATAACGAGCGGCTGGTGCCGCTGGAAGAGCAAACCAGCATTGTAAACATTTTTGGATTTGTGGGAAAGCCGGAGTCGGCAAAGAAGATGCGCGGTGACCAGTATTTTTTTGTGAACCGGAGGTTTATCCGGAATAATTACCTGAACCATGCGGTGGTAAGTGCCTATCATCAATTGCTGCAGAAAGATACCTTTCCGCTGTATGTCATTTTTCTTGACATCGATCCTTCACGGATAGATATCAACGTGCATCCCACCAAGCAGGAGATTAAATTCGATGATGATAAGATAGTGTATGCCTTTGTGAATACTGCAGTGAAAGGAGCGCTTTCAAAATTTTCTGTTACCCCTACTCTCGACTTCGACCGCGAAACAGCCTTCGATCACCTGCAGGCTTTTTCCACGCCTGCAAAGCCTTTTTCTGAAACTTCTTCGTCTAAAAAATCTTTTTCATTACCCCTGCTTGGAAAACAGCAATTTCCCTTTGCAGAAACACATTCACGGAATCAATCAAATATCCGCAACTGGCAAAAAATGTATGAGCCTGAATCCATACCTCAGTTAAGCACCATCACTATTTCAGGCAGTATAGACCAGCCATTTAGTGATGCTGCTGCTGCCATGTTTGAAGATATTCCTGACACGCAATCAGCACCTTTTCAGCTTCACAAAAAATACATCTTATCGCAGATAAAATCGGGGTTTATACTTATAGATCAGCAGGCGGCGCATGAGCGCATCCTCTTCGAGAAATTTGTGAAAGGCCTCGATACGAATAACCTTACTACCCAACAGCAGCTTTTTCCTGAAACCATTCACATCGCTCCACCCGACGTTGAGTTGCTGCGTGAGCTGCTGCCCGAGCTTTGTGCATTTGGATTTGACATCCAGGAATTCGGAGGAAACTCATTTGTATTGCATGGTATTCCTTCTGATATAAGGCTCGGAAATGAGAAAGACCTGATAGAACGCATGCTCGATGAATTTAAGCTGAGCAACGTGAACACAAAATCCGGTAAGCGCCACCAGCTTGCTGTCACGATGGCAAAAAGAGCCTCTATAAAAGCGGGTGAGGTGCTGATTGAAAAAGAGATGAAAAACCTGATTGATCAGCTCTTTGCATGTGATACTCCCTATGTCTCGCCGAATGGTCAGCTTACCGTAATTACTTTCGAGCTGGGTGAATTGTCGAAGCTTTTTTCGAAGGGGAAATAA